From Pagrus major chromosome 6, Pma_NU_1.0, one genomic window encodes:
- the mcm2 gene encoding DNA replication licensing factor MCM2 translates to MADSSESYHMATSPSRASRRGDLTSSPGRDLPPFEDESEGLLGDSQLPGEEEEEADGEDLIGDGMERDYRIIPALDQYEAEGLDLDDEDLSELSPGARAAAEEAMRRRDREQGISGRLRRGLLYDSEDEDDERPAARRRRLAERAAEGVADGEEEEMIESIENLEDMKGHTVREWVSMVAPRLEIYNRFKNFLRTHVDENGHNVFKEKISDMCKENKESLVVNYEDLAAREHVLAYFLPEAPTEMLKVFDEAAKEVVLAMYPKYDRIAHEIHVRICNLPLVEEIRSLRQLHLNQLIRTSGVVSSCTGVLPQLGMVKYNCNKCNFVLGPFFQSQNQEVKPGSCPECQSLGPFEINMEETVYQNYQRITIQESPGKVAAGRLPRSKDAILLADLVDHCKPGDEIELTGIYHNNYDGSLNMANGFPVFATVILANHITRRDEGVAVAELTDEDVKAIVALSKDERIGERIFASIAPSIYGHEDIKRALALALFGGEAKNPGGKHKVRGDINCLLCGDPGTAKSQFLKYVEKVASRAVFTTGQGASAVGLTAYVQRHPVSREWTLEAGALVLADRGVCLIDEFDKMNDADRTSIHEAMEQQSISISKAGIVTSLQARCTVIAASNPIGGRYDPSLTFAENVDLTEPIVSRFDVLCVVRDTVDPVQDEMLARFVVGSHIKHHPSNKEGGVSLEEVVLPNTSDVPPIPQDLVRKYIIYAKERVHPKLNQMDQDKVARIYSDLRKESMATGSIPITVRHIESMIRMAEAHAKMHLRDYVLEDDVNMAIRVMLESFIDTQKFSVMRSMRKTFARYLAFRRDNNELLLFILKQLVAEQVAYQRNRYGVQNDTIEIAEKDLQDKARQINIHNLTAFYDSDLFRSNKFNHDGKKKLILQQF, encoded by the exons ATGGCG GATTCCTCTGAGTCGTACCACATGGCCACCAGCCCCAGCCGAGCCTCCAGGAGGGGAGACCTGACCTCCAGCCCTGGACGAGACCTGCCTCCCTTCGAGGATGAGTCGGAGGGGCTGCTGGGGGACTCGCAGCTGcccggagaggaggaggaagaggccgACGGAGAGGACCTGATCGGGGACGGgatggagag gGATTACCGAATCATCCCTGCGCTGGATCAGTACGAGGCCGAGGGTTTGGACCTGGATGACGAGGATCTGTCGGAGCTGTCGCCTGGAGCCAGGGCCGCCGCCGAGGAGGCcatgaggaggagggacagggaGCAGGGCATCAGTGGACGGCTGAGGAGAGGACTGCTCTACG ACAGCGAAGATGAGGACGACGAGCGCCCGGCGGCTCGGCGGAGGCGATTGGCTGAGCGGGCAGCGGAGGGCGTTGCAgacggagaggaagaagaaatgatCGAGAGCATTGAGAACTTGGAGGACATGAAG GGTCACACTGTGAGGGAGTGGGTGTCCATGGTGGCTCCCAGGCTGGAGATCTACAACCGCTTCAAGAACTTCCTGCGGACACACGTCGACGAGAACGGCCACAACGTGTTCAAGGAGAAGATCAGCGACATGTGCAAAG AGAATAAGGAGAGTCTGGTTGTAAACTATGAGGACCTCGCGGCCAGAGAGCATGTTCTGGCTTACTTCCTGCCAGAGGCTCCGACTGAGATGTTGAAG gttTTTGATGAAGCAGCTAAAGAAGTGGTTCTGGCCATGTACCCCAAGTACGACCGCATCGCTCACGAGATCCACGTTCGTATCTGTAACCTGCCGCTGGTCGAGGAGATCCGTTCACTCAG gCAGCTCCACCTGAACCAGCTGATCCGGACCAGCGGTGTGGTGAGCAGCTGCACCGGCGTCCTGCCTCAGCTCGGCATGGTCAAGTACAACTGTAATAAGTGTAACTTCGTGCTGGGACCCTTCTTCCAGTCCCAGAACCAGGAGGTGAAGCCCGGCTCCTGTCCAGAGTGTCAGTCCCTGGGCCCCTTCGAGATCAACATGGAGGAG ACTGTGTACCAAAACTACCAGAGAATCACCATCCAGGAGAGTCCCGGTAAGGTCGCCGCCGGTCGCCTCCCGCGCTCCAAAGACGCCATCCTGCTGGCCGACTTGGTGGACCACTGCAAGCCTGGAGATGAGATT GAACTGACAGGCATCTACCACAACAACTACGACGGCTCCCTGAACATGGCTAACGGCTTCCCAGTGTTCGCCACAGTGATCCTGGCCAACCACATCACCCGCAGAGACGAGGGCGTCGCCGTGGCCGAGCTGACGGACGAAGATGTCAAGGCCATTGTGGCCCTGTCAAAAGACGAACGCATcggagagagg ATCTTTGCCAGCATTGCGCCGTCCATCTACGGTCACGAGGACATCAAGAGAGCTCTCGCCCTGGCGCTGTTTGGAGGAGAGGCCAAAAATCCAG GTGGGAAACATAAGGTGCGTGGGGACATCAACTGCCTGCTGTGTGGAGACCCGGGAACGGCCAAGTCACAGTTCCTCAA GTACGTGGAGAAGGTTGCGAGTCGTGCGGTGTTCACCACGGGTCAGGGAGCCTCTGCTGTCGGTTTGACTGCTTACGTCCAGAGACACCCAGTCAGCCGCGAGTGGACGCTGGAGGCCGGAGCTCTGGTGCTGGCCGACCGCGGAGTGTGTCTGATCGATGAGTTCGATAAG ATGAACGATGCAGACAGGACGAGTATCCACGAGGCCATGGAGCAGCAGAGCATCTCCATCTCCAAAGCCGGCATTGTCACCTCGCTGCAGGCCAGATGCACCGTCATCGCTGCTTCTAACCCCATCG GTGGCAGGTACGACCCCTCCCTGACCTTTGCTGAGAACGTGGACCTGACGGAGCCCATCGTGTCCCGTTTCGACGTGCTGTGTGTCGTCCGAGACACCGTCGACCCCgtgcag GATGAGATGTTGGCGCGCTTTGTGGTCGGCTCCCACATCAAGCATCACCCTAGCAACAAGGAAGGGGGCGTGTCCTTAGAGGAGGTGGTTCTGCCCAACACGTCTGATGTGCCGCCGATTCCCCAGGATCTCGTGAGGAAGTACATCATCTACGCCAAAGAACGG GTTCATCCCAAGCTGAACCAGATGGACCAGGACAAGGTGGCTCGTATCTACAGTGACCTCCGTAAAGAGTCGATG GCCACAGGCAGCATCCCCATCACTGTTCGTCACATCGAGTCGATGATCCGCATGGCGGAGGCTCACGCCAAGATGCACCTGAGGGACTACGTGCTGGAGGACGACGTCAACATGGCCATCAGGGTGATGCTGGAGAGCTTCATCGACACACAGAAGTTCAGCGTCATGAGGAGCATGAGGAAG ACGTTTGCTCGTTACCTGGCCTTCCGCAGAGACAACAACGAGCTGCTGCTCTTCATTTTGAAGCAGCTGGTGGCCGAGCAGGTCGCCTACCAGAGGAACCGATACGGAGTCCAGAACGACACCATCGAGATAGCAGAGAAAGACCTGCAGGATAAG gCAAGACAGATCAACATCCACAACCTGACGGCCTTCTACGACAGCGACCTCTTCCGCTCCAACAAGTTCAACCATGACGGGAAGAAGAAACTGATCCTGCAGCAGTTCTga
- the pigu gene encoding phosphatidylinositol glycan anchor biosynthesis class U protein, producing MAAPLTLLLILAVTIRAALYRSSLADLIAERVEVVSPLTAWKRVVEGLALLDLGVSPYSGDVFHETPLIIYLFHFLVDYAEITFMLADVITAVALYMAVKDYNKQVFRKQKYALEADRYPLDCLELIRSPNEMYYIPLKVAMFYLLNPFTILSCVAKSTCGLNNAVIALFILSTIKGNVLLSAIFLSLATYQSIYPLTLCAPALLYLMQRQYIPVNFRRVSFWWFIAQYAFMYLGSLFVIIGLSFFLLGSWDYLPSVYGFILSVPDLTPNIGLFWYFFAEMFEHFRLFFLCVFQINIFFYTIPLSIKLKEHPVFLIFMQLAVISIFKSYPTVGDIALYLAFLPVWSHLHRFLRNIFLVSCVLLACSALFPVLWHLWIYAGSANSNFYYAITLLFNVAQILLVSDYFYAFLRREHHLSYGLYLKRKDGSEATLVLK from the exons ttgtTGAAGGTTTGGCTCTGCTCGACTTGGGAGTCTCGCCGTACTCCGGAGATGTTTTCCACGAG aCTCCTCTCATCATTTACCTCTTTCACTTTTTGGTGGACTATGCAGAGATAACATTTATG tTAGCAGATGTGATCACTGCTGTGGCTCTCTACATGGCAGTGAAGGATTACAACAAACAAGTG TTCAGAAAGCAGAAATATGCCCTGGAGGCAGACCGCTACCCCCTCGACTGTCTGGAGCTCATCAGGAGCCCCAACGAAATGTACTACATCCCTCTGAAAGTAGCCATGTT TTATCTGTTGAACCCGTTCACCATCCTGTCCTGCGTCGCCAAGTCAACATGCGGTCTGAACAACGCCGTCATCgccctcttcatcctctctacCATAAAGG GAAATGTCTTACTGAGTGCTATATTTCTGTCCTTGGCCACGTATCAGTCCATCTATCCTCTGACTCTGTGTGCTCCCGCGTTGCTGTATCTAATGCAG CGTCAGTACATCCCGGTGAACTTCAGACGGGTCAGCTTCTGGTGGTTCATCGCGCAGTACGCCTTCATGTACCTGGGAAGCCTGTTTGTCATCATCGGTCTCTCCTTTTTCCTGCTCGGCTCCTGGGACTACCTGCCGTCTGTCTACGGCTTCAT cCTCTCAGTGCCAGACCTGACCCCGAACATCGGCCTCTTCTGGTATTTCTTTGCCGAGATGTTTGAACACTTCCGTCTGTTCTTCCTCTGCGTCTTCCAGATCAACATCTTCTTCTACACCATCCCTCTGTCCATCAAACTCAA GGAGCATCCAGTGTTTCTGATCTTCATGCAGTTAGCTGTGATCTCCATCTTTAAGTCTTACCCCACTGTGGGAGACATCGCTCTCTACCTGGCCTTCCTTCCTGTCTGGAGTCACCTGCACAGAT tctTGAGGAACATCTTCCTGGTGTCCTGCGTCCTGCTGGCCTGCTCCGCTCTGTTTCCTGTTCTCTGGCACCTCTGGATCTACGCCGGCAGCGCCAACTCCAACTTCTACTACGCCATAACACTGCTGTTCAACGTGGCACAG ATTCTCCTGGTGTCTGATTATTTCTACGCTTTCCTGAGGAGGGAACACCACCTCAGCTACGGACTGTATCTGAAGCGGAAAGATGGCTCCGAGGCGACTCTAGttctgaaataa